The following are encoded in a window of Psychrobacter sp. P11F6 genomic DNA:
- a CDS encoding VOC family protein translates to MAMSAMYQDEVPLYGDLVDLVSDVNAEVLISHPDIKSQLLHTGEIERLSMERHGAIRLGTAAELSMMRRLFAVMGMHPVGYYDLAPAGVPVHSTVFRALDSHSLHKSPFRVFTSLLRLDLIADETLKQEATATLAQRQIFTTGVIELIEVFEAQGGLTAAQAEQFVQEALETFRWHDKTPVAKALYQRLLNQHPLVADVVGFKGPHINHLTPRTLDIDAVQQGMQARGIPSKAIIEGPPRRACPILLRQTSFKALQEAVGFKVADTSDPSNGDYEQGHHTARFGEIEQRGVALTQKGRALYDELLAAARRQLGVTPNEDNAAQYNQILAEVFTAFPDDYQTLHEEELAYFYYQLTDSTLDSEDGQALLAAILTRDDLNKLPNAKLTALINDEVLRIEPIVYEDFLPVSAAGIFQSNLQEAQPSQYDGYSSQQNFERDLGAAIYDEMALYEAMQAQSLEQCLSTVSI, encoded by the coding sequence ATGGCAATGTCAGCGATGTACCAAGATGAGGTGCCGCTATACGGCGACTTGGTTGATTTGGTCAGTGATGTCAATGCCGAAGTATTAATCTCACATCCCGATATTAAATCACAACTGCTGCATACGGGTGAGATTGAACGTCTAAGCATGGAGCGTCACGGGGCGATTCGACTGGGTACCGCAGCAGAGCTGAGTATGATGCGCCGTCTTTTTGCCGTGATGGGTATGCACCCTGTCGGCTACTACGATTTAGCGCCTGCTGGCGTGCCGGTGCATTCAACAGTTTTTCGCGCACTTGACTCGCATTCATTGCATAAAAGCCCCTTTCGCGTTTTCACCTCGTTATTGCGTTTAGATTTGATTGCCGATGAAACCTTAAAACAAGAAGCCACGGCCACACTGGCGCAGCGTCAGATATTCACTACTGGCGTTATTGAGCTCATTGAGGTTTTTGAGGCGCAAGGTGGTTTAACTGCTGCGCAAGCAGAGCAATTTGTCCAAGAAGCGCTAGAGACATTTCGCTGGCATGATAAAACGCCGGTGGCAAAAGCGCTCTATCAGCGTCTATTAAATCAGCATCCGCTGGTCGCTGATGTGGTCGGCTTTAAGGGTCCACATATCAATCATTTAACGCCTCGAACCTTGGATATTGATGCGGTGCAACAAGGCATGCAAGCTCGCGGTATACCCTCAAAGGCCATCATCGAAGGGCCGCCACGTAGAGCGTGTCCTATCTTATTAAGGCAAACCAGTTTTAAAGCACTACAAGAAGCGGTTGGCTTTAAAGTTGCTGATACCTCAGACCCTAGCAATGGGGATTATGAGCAAGGGCACCATACCGCGCGCTTTGGAGAGATTGAACAACGCGGTGTGGCGTTAACGCAAAAGGGCCGCGCGCTTTATGATGAACTATTGGCCGCAGCTCGCCGCCAGCTTGGTGTTACCCCAAATGAGGACAATGCGGCTCAATACAATCAAATTTTAGCCGAAGTATTTACTGCTTTTCCTGATGATTATCAAACTCTACACGAAGAGGAGCTAGCGTATTTTTATTACCAGTTGACGGATAGCACCCTTGATTCTGAGGACGGTCAAGCGTTGTTGGCCGCGATCTTAACACGCGATGATTTGAATAAACTGCCTAATGCGAAGCTGACTGCTCTGATTAATGACGAGGTGCTTCGCATTGAACCCATCGTTTATGAGGATTTTTTGCCCGTCAGTGCCGCCGGTATCTTTCAATCAAATCTGCAAGAGGCGCAGCCAAGCCAATATGACGGTTACTCAAGCCAACAAAATTTTGAGCGTGATTTGGGGGCAGCCATTTATGATGAAATGGCATTGTATGAAGCGATGCAGGCGCAAAGCCTTGAGCAGTGCTTGTCCACCGTCAGTATTTAG